A region from the Euwallacea similis isolate ESF13 chromosome 23, ESF131.1, whole genome shotgun sequence genome encodes:
- the UK114 gene encoding rutC family protein UK114, translated as MLGRRFQRKIWQKAYYFRFHSFASTPRKMISTRKIVNNNNAPRPIAPYNQAVILDSTVYVSGCLGLDKDTMKLVSGDVCAETRQALRNLGQILQAAESSFDRVIKSTIFMRDINDFVAINEVYKEFFRNAYPARSAIQVAKLPMDARVEIEVVAAVGEVKTVEAKL; from the exons ATGTTAGGAAGGCgattccagagaaaaatctGGCAAAAAGCttattattttagatttcaCAGCTTTGCCTCAACCCCTAGGAAAATGATTTCGACCaggaaaattgttaataataacaacGCCCCCCGGCCCATAGCTCCTTATAA TCAAGCTGTAATACTGGATTCCACCGTATATGTCTCAGGCTGCTTAGGGCTGGATAAGGACACAATGAAGCTGGTAAGTGGGGATGTATGTGCAGAAACAAGACAAGCTCTTAGGAACTTAGGGCAGATTCTCCAAGCCGCAGAATCCTCTTTTGATAGAGTGATTAAGAGCACGATTTTCATGAGGGATATCAACGATTTTGTAGCTATCAACGAGGTTTACAAGGAAT ttttccgTAATGCGTACCCAGCGAGGAGTGCGATCCAAGTGGCGAAGCTGCCCATGGACGCCAGGGTAGAAATTGAGGTTGTGGCTGCCGTGGGGGAGGTTAAGACCGTTGAGGCGAAGTTGTAG